In Desulfocurvus vexinensis DSM 17965, the genomic window GCATGAAGTCCAGCAGTTCGGGGGTCAGCCCGCCGGGGTAGAGGTACATGGGCCGCAGCCGGGCAAGCCCCGGCAGGGGCAACAGGGCTTCGAGCACGGCGGCCAGCCCCCGGGGGTCGCCCAGGTCGCGGCCCCAGGCCGTGAGGTCCTGGGCCACGAGCACCAGCTCGCGCACGCCTGCGCCCAGCAGGGCCGCGGCCTCGTCGCGGATGGCCTCCAGCGGGCGGCTGGCCAGGGGGCCGCGGATGCCCGGGATGGTGCAGAAGGAGCAGCGGTGGTCGCAGCCCTCGGCCACCTTGACGTAGGCGTAGGCCGGGCCGGTGGAGAGCACGCGGCCCGGGGGCTCGGGCGCGGGCAACTCGCGGCCCAGGGCGGCGGTCATGAGCGCGGGCCAGCGGTGCAGCTCGCGCGTGGGCAGCCACAGGTCCACCTCGGGGATCTCGCGGGCCAGCTCGGCGCCGTAGCGGGCCACCAGGCAGCCGACCACGGCCAGCAGCGGCCTGGGCTCGGCGCCTTCGATGGCCTGGGCCAGGTCGAGGATGGTGTCCACCGACTCCTCCACCGCCGGGGCGATGAAGCCGCAGGTGTTGACCAGCACCACGTCGGCCCCGGCGGGGTCGTCGCAGGGGACAAGCCCCGGGCCGAGGCAGGCCAGCAGGCCCTCGGTGTCCACGCGGTTCTTGGGGCAGCCCAGGCTGACGGAATGGACCTTGATGCGCTGCATGAAACGTCCTTATCATGAAAAAGTGGCCGGGGCGACCCGGCGGGCAGCCAGGGCGTATATCACTTGAATGCGCGGCGCAAGGGGAGTATCCCATGGAAAAGCCCCGCAGGCGCGGGGCGGGGGGAGCCATGGCCGAAGGTCCGCCCCCGGGCGGCGTCCTGCCTGGCCCGGTCGATATGAGCACCTTCCTGGCCGCCGTGGTGGACGGCCTGGAGGAGGACATCCTGCTTTTGGACCGCGACGGGCGCGTGGTGGACGTGAACCGCACCATGTACGCCCGCCTGGGCCGGGCCAAGGCCGAGGTGGTCGGGCGGCATTGCAGCGAGCTGGAGGGCGGCGACTTCTGCCGCAGGCCGCGCGGGCGTTGCCCCTACCAGGAGACCCTGGTCACCGGGCGCAAGGCCGAGGCCGTGCATTCCCAGGTCGGGCCCGACGGGCGCGTGCAGTTCGTGCGCGTCTATACCTATCCGCTCAACGACGAGGCCGGGCGCACCACCCACGTGGTGGAGATGCGCCGCGACATCACCGCGCGCACCTTCACCGAGCAGCGCCTGCAACAGGCCCAGAAAATGGCCGCCATCGGCGAGCTGTCCACCTACATCGCCCACGAGATCAGGAACCCGCTGTTCGCCATCGGCGGGTTCGCCCAGGCGCTGCTGCGCCGCACCGACCTGGCCGACGAGGTCCGCCAGAAGGTGGCCATCATCATGGAGGAATCGCGGCGGCTGGACGCCATCCTGCGCAGCATCCTCAACTACGCCCGGCCCTCGGACACCCGCGCCGAGGCCGTGGACGTGAACCTCGTGGTCGGCGAGACGGTGCAGCTCATGACCATCGGCTGCGAGCCCGAGGGCATCCGGCTGGTCACGGACCTGGCGCCCGACCTGGCCCGGGCCAAGGGCGTGGCCGAGCTGCTCAAGCAGTGCCTGGTCAACATGCTCAAGAACTCCATGGAGGCCATGGCCGGGCGCGGCGGCACCATCACCGTGCGCACGGCCATGAGCGGGGCCATGGTCCTGGTGCAGGTGCGCGACCAGGGCACGGGCATCCCCGACGCCATCAAGGACAAGATCTTCAACCCCTTCTTCAGCACCAAGGACACCGGCTCCGGCCTGGGCCTGGCCATGATCCGCAAGATCGTGGAGGAGGCCGGGGGCAGCGTGGAGCTGGAAAGCAAGCTCGGCCACGGCACGGTGGTCACCCTGCTGCTGCCCCCGGCCCTGGCCGTGGACAGCGGCCCCCTGGACGAGACCGTCCGCCCCGCGTAGAAGTCCCCCTGCGGCGGCCCTGTGCCGCCGCCCCCCGTTTCACCCCAAGGCGCAAGGAGGCCCCGTGGGCACTGTGGTTCTGGCAACGAGGAACAAGGGCAAGATCGCCGAGCTGGGCGCCATGCTGGCGCAGTACGGGCTGGACGTGGTCGGGCTGGACGCCTTCCCCGAGGTGGGCGAGGTGGAGGAGGACGGCGCAACCTTCGAGGAGAACGCGCGCAAGAAGGCCCGCGCCGTGGCCGAGGCCACGGGGCTGGTGGCCGTGGCCGACGACTCCGGGCTGGAGGTGGACGCCCTGGGCGGCGCGCCGGGGGTCTACTCCGCGCGCTACGCGGGCCCCGGCGCCGACGACGCGGCCAACAACGCCAAACTCCTGGCCGCCCTGGCGGATGTGCCTGCGGCTGGCCGGGCCTGCCGCTTCCGTTGCGTGATGCTGGCGCGCACGCCCGGCGGCCACGAGCTGGCGGCCCACGGCGCCTGGGAGGGCCGCGTGGCCACGGCCC contains:
- the rimO gene encoding 30S ribosomal protein S12 methylthiotransferase RimO, whose protein sequence is MQRIKVHSVSLGCPKNRVDTEGLLACLGPGLVPCDDPAGADVVLVNTCGFIAPAVEESVDTILDLAQAIEGAEPRPLLAVVGCLVARYGAELAREIPEVDLWLPTRELHRWPALMTAALGRELPAPEPPGRVLSTGPAYAYVKVAEGCDHRCSFCTIPGIRGPLASRPLEAIRDEAAALLGAGVRELVLVAQDLTAWGRDLGDPRGLAAVLEALLPLPGLARLRPMYLYPGGLTPELLDFMRLAGPPLVPYFDIPLQHAHPEILKSMGRPFARDPRLVVERVRERFPDAALRTSLIVGYPGETEAHFRALMDFAAQARFHHLGVFGYCDEEGTRAHGLPGKVPDAVIAERREALMAQQARISADILAGYEDTEQLVLVDRAHEEWPGLHVGRCWFQAPEADGVTYISGEGVAPGALVRARIHEAQTYDLVALA
- a CDS encoding two-component system sensor histidine kinase NtrB, producing MSTFLAAVVDGLEEDILLLDRDGRVVDVNRTMYARLGRAKAEVVGRHCSELEGGDFCRRPRGRCPYQETLVTGRKAEAVHSQVGPDGRVQFVRVYTYPLNDEAGRTTHVVEMRRDITARTFTEQRLQQAQKMAAIGELSTYIAHEIRNPLFAIGGFAQALLRRTDLADEVRQKVAIIMEESRRLDAILRSILNYARPSDTRAEAVDVNLVVGETVQLMTIGCEPEGIRLVTDLAPDLARAKGVAELLKQCLVNMLKNSMEAMAGRGGTITVRTAMSGAMVLVQVRDQGTGIPDAIKDKIFNPFFSTKDTGSGLGLAMIRKIVEEAGGSVELESKLGHGTVVTLLLPPALAVDSGPLDETVRPA
- a CDS encoding XTP/dITP diphosphatase; this translates as MGTVVLATRNKGKIAELGAMLAQYGLDVVGLDAFPEVGEVEEDGATFEENARKKARAVAEATGLVAVADDSGLEVDALGGAPGVYSARYAGPGADDAANNAKLLAALADVPAAGRACRFRCVMLARTPGGHELAAHGAWEGRVATAPAGEGGFGYDPLFIDAATGRHAAQLTREEKNAVSHRGRALRALLAGWPDFLAGAGLE